In the genome of Acidobacteriota bacterium, the window GGCGTCCGAGGCCGTCAGGGAGGGCTCCATTCCCATCTTGTGAAAGCCCTCATAGGCCTCCGGGTCCGCCGCCAGCAGGGCCCCGTCCTGGAGGAGGGCCGTGACCTTGGATCGGTCCTCCAGAAGCGGCGTCCGCTTGTGGAAGGTCACCTCCTCGAAGCCGAAGTGCTCTTTCATGCGGCAGAGGAGGCCGATGAGAGGCTCTCCGATGGTCCCCGTACCGACGACGTGCACGACTTTCCTGGCCATGGCATTCACCTCCTCGGGCGCTCGATTCGCAACCCCGAAAAGATCCCGCCCATCGCACCGGCTTCCTCTTCGATCCGGCCTCCCTGAAATGGGACGGGGGAGCGTGCGCGCTCCCCCCGTCGCGGTCCTTCTCGCGGGCCCATCGGGCCCTTTTGTCTCAGTATAGGTCCCCCGCCGGGCGGCGCAAGTCCTGGTCGGGGCGCACCCGAGCGCCCCCCATCGGGACCCCTCGTTCGGCCTAGGTCCCTTCCTGCCAGGACGCGAGGTACTTCACCTGCTCCGGCGTGAGGACGTCCATCCGGTAGCCGAGGGTGCCCAGTTTGATCCGGGCGATCTCCAGGTCGATCTCCTCGGGGATCACGTGGACGGCCTTGGCCAGGCCGCCGCGGTGACGGAGGATCCACTCCGCGGAGAGGGCCTGGTTGGCGAAGGACATGTCCATGACCACGGCGGGGTGGCCCTCGGCCGCCGACAGGTTCACGAGCCGCCCTTCGGCGAGGACGCAGACCCTCCGCCCGTTGGGCAGGTCGAACTCCTCCACGAAATCCCTGAGCGTCCTGCGCCCCGTGGCGATCTCGTAGAGTCCGCCCTCGAGCTGGAGCTCCACGTTGAAATGGCCCGAGTTGCATACGATGGCCCCGTTCTTCATGGCGAGGAAGTGTTCGGTCCGGATCACGTGCTTGTTCCCCGTCACGGTGATGAAGAGGTCGCCGAGAGGCGCCGCCTCGGCCATGGGAAGCACGGTGAATCCGTCCATGATGGCCTCCAGGGCCTTCACGGGATCCACTTCCGTGACGATCACGTGGGCGCCCAGCCCCTTGGCCCGCATGGATACGCCCTTCCCGCACCACCCGTACCCCGCCACCACGACGGTGGAGCCCGCCAGGAGGATGTTCGTGGCGCGGATCACCCCGTCAATCGTGGACTGGCCCGTCCCGTAGCGGTTGTCGAACAGGTGCTTGGTCATCGCCTCGTTCACCGCGATGATCGGGTATCCCAGGACCCCGGCCTTGGCCATGCTCTTCAGCCGGATGACACCCGTGGTCGTCTCCTCGGTGCCCGCGACCACGTGCTCGAGGGCCTCACGCCGCTCGCCGTGGGCCAGGGAGACGAGGTCCGCTCCGTCGTCCATCGTGATGGCGGGGCGTGTGTCGAGGACGGAGCCGAGGTGGCGGTAGTACGTGGCGTTGTCCTCCCCCTTGACCGCGAAGACGGAAACGCCGAAGTCCTCCAAGAGGCTCGCGGCCACGTCGTCCTGCGTGGAGAGGGGGTTGCTCGCGCAGAGGGCCACGGAGGCGCCCCCCTCGGCCAGGGTCCGCATCAGGTTGGCGGTCTCGGTCGTCACATGGAGGCAGGCGCCTACCCGGATTCCCTCCAGGGGTTTTTCCTTCGCGAACCGCTCGCGAATCTTCGCAAGCACCGGCATGTTCCGGTCCGCCCACTCGATCCGGACGCGGCCCTTCGCCGCCAGGGCCCGGTCTTTCACGTCGCCTTTCATGCTCCCCCCTTCGGCTCGCCACGGAGGCCGCACCGCGACCTCAACTCGGCGGCCTTGCCGGTCCGCTCCCAGGTGAATTCCTTCTCCCGCCTACCGAAGTGGCCGTAAGCCGCCGTCTTCCGATAGATGGGCCGGAGCAGTTTGAGGTAGTGGATGATCTCGCCGGGACGCAGGTCGAAGACGGCCTTCACGGCGGCGACGATGCGCTCCTCGGCCACGACGGCCGTGCCGAACGTCTCCACGAGCACGCTGACGGGATGCGGCATGCCGATGGCGTAGGCGATCTGCACCTCGCACCGGCGCGCCAGGCCCGCCGCCACGATGTTCTTCGCGATGTGGCGGCCCATGTAGGCCGCCGAGCGGTCCACCTTGGAGGGGTCCTTTCCGGAGAAGGCCCCGCCGCCGTGGCGCCCCATGCCGCCGTAGGTGTCCACGATGATCTTGCGGCCCGTCACGCCGGAATCGCCCATGGGGCCGCCGATGACAAAACGCCCCGTTGGGTTGATGAAGAATCGGTCCGCGCCCGGGAGCAGTTTCTTCGGAAAGACCTTGCGGATCACCTCCTCCGTGACGCCCTCCCGGATGTCCTTCTGGGACGCTTCGGGGGCGTGCTGCGTGGAGATCACGATGGCGTCCACGCCCACCGGCCTCCACCCCTCGTAGCGCACGGTGACCTGGCTCTTGCCGTCGGGCCTCAGGAACGGAAGGACGCCCGCCTTCCGGACCTCGGCCAAACGGCGGGTCAACGCATGGGCGAAGGTGATGGGCGCGGGCATGAGCTCGGGGGTCTCGTCGCAGGCGAAGCCGAACATCATCCCCTGGTCGCCGGCCCCCTGCTCGCCCCGCCGGTTCCTCCTCCGGTCCACTCCCCGGGCGATGTCCTGGGATTGATTCTCAAGGGCCACCAGGACCCCGCACGTGTTGCCGTCGAAGCCCATGGAGCTGTCCACGTACCCGATGCCGGTCACGGTATTCCGGACGATCTTGGGGATCTCCACGTAGCACGACGTGGTCACCTCGCCCGCCACCACGCAAAAGCCGGTCTTCAGGAGGGTCTCCACGGCGACCCGGCACTGTTTGTCCTTCTCGAGAATGGCGTCGAGAATGCCGTCGCTGATCTGGTCGGCGATCTTGTCGGGGTGGCCCTCGGTAACCGATTCGGAGGTGAAGAGGAACTCTCGCTGCATGGCTTTCTGTTCCCTTTCGAAAGGCTGAAAATCAGCGGGCTTTATAGCACCCGGGCGGCGGGCCGGTCAAGGTCCGGGGCGGCGGGGTCACTTCACGATTTTCGCCTTCAGCGTGACCTTGCCTTCCTTGGAGGAGACCGTGAAGACCACGTCCTTGGCGCCGTACTTGGACGCGATGGCTTCCTTCTGCTTTCGGATGTGGGCCTCGAAGGCCTTGAAATCGGTCTGGGGGAGCTCCCCCGCGTCGATCCTGGCCCGAATGAATTCCTCGAACAGACTCCGGAGGGGGTCGGCCGGAGGGGCCGCCTTGGGGGCCGCCGCGGGCGGGGCCTTCCGTGGGGCGGGTTGGGGGCGCGCCAGCTCCAGATCCTGCAAGTCCTTCTTGGCCCGGCTGATGGAGCCCGCCAGCCGCGGATCCTTCACCAGCCCGTCCTCCCTGGCCCTCAGCCATTTGTTCCATTGCTCGTTGTGGAGGATGTACTTGTTCATGAAGCTCTGGAAGAGGAATTGCTGGGCGATCTTGCTCAGGCCCGATGCCGCGTAGGCGCG includes:
- the metK gene encoding methionine adenosyltransferase — translated: MQREFLFTSESVTEGHPDKIADQISDGILDAILEKDKQCRVAVETLLKTGFCVVAGEVTTSCYVEIPKIVRNTVTGIGYVDSSMGFDGNTCGVLVALENQSQDIARGVDRRRNRRGEQGAGDQGMMFGFACDETPELMPAPITFAHALTRRLAEVRKAGVLPFLRPDGKSQVTVRYEGWRPVGVDAIVISTQHAPEASQKDIREGVTEEVIRKVFPKKLLPGADRFFINPTGRFVIGGPMGDSGVTGRKIIVDTYGGMGRHGGGAFSGKDPSKVDRSAAYMGRHIAKNIVAAGLARRCEVQIAYAIGMPHPVSVLVETFGTAVVAEERIVAAVKAVFDLRPGEIIHYLKLLRPIYRKTAAYGHFGRREKEFTWERTGKAAELRSRCGLRGEPKGGA
- a CDS encoding MXAN_5187 C-terminal domain-containing protein, with translation MPGESDFPKDMARMQRLFEVVRHQYDLFFAGGAKDPPTAEHRELDRLTRAYAASGLSKIAQQFLFQSFMNKYILHNEQWNKWLRAREDGLVKDPRLAGSISRAKKDLQDLELARPQPAPRKAPPAAAPKAAPPADPLRSLFEEFIRARIDAGELPQTDFKAFEAHIRKQKEAIASKYGAKDVVFTVSSKEGKVTLKAKIVK
- the ahcY gene encoding adenosylhomocysteinase yields the protein MKGDVKDRALAAKGRVRIEWADRNMPVLAKIRERFAKEKPLEGIRVGACLHVTTETANLMRTLAEGGASVALCASNPLSTQDDVAASLLEDFGVSVFAVKGEDNATYYRHLGSVLDTRPAITMDDGADLVSLAHGERREALEHVVAGTEETTTGVIRLKSMAKAGVLGYPIIAVNEAMTKHLFDNRYGTGQSTIDGVIRATNILLAGSTVVVAGYGWCGKGVSMRAKGLGAHVIVTEVDPVKALEAIMDGFTVLPMAEAAPLGDLFITVTGNKHVIRTEHFLAMKNGAIVCNSGHFNVELQLEGGLYEIATGRRTLRDFVEEFDLPNGRRVCVLAEGRLVNLSAAEGHPAVVMDMSFANQALSAEWILRHRGGLAKAVHVIPEEIDLEIARIKLGTLGYRMDVLTPEQVKYLASWQEGT